A section of the Cyanobacteriota bacterium genome encodes:
- a CDS encoding DUF6464 family protein: MPKQSVTAMHKSHPTESSAPLTEVILSHPQTVLGNVHLEGMPQPGAHINLQGKTYLVLERHHRYQYKAGRYRLSRIRLYVQLVQDVAEKSLVNGRWVLGDITCRYNARSELVRCAVNPSGSCSQCRFYEPIAGHSYAAEKSQRG, translated from the coding sequence ATGCCCAAACAATCCGTGACTGCGATGCACAAATCTCACCCTACAGAGTCGTCTGCCCCTCTCACCGAGGTAATTCTCAGCCATCCTCAAACTGTGCTGGGAAACGTACACCTAGAGGGTATGCCACAGCCTGGTGCACACATCAACTTGCAAGGCAAGACATACCTAGTTTTAGAGCGGCATCATCGGTATCAATACAAAGCAGGGCGCTATCGGCTGTCAAGGATTCGCCTCTATGTTCAGCTTGTGCAGGATGTAGCAGAAAAAAGTCTTGTGAACGGACGGTGGGTTTTGGGGGACATCACCTGTCGATACAACGCTCGCTCGGAGCTGGTGCGCTGTGCTGTAAACCCTTCAGGGTCATGCAGTCAATGCCGATTTTATGAGCCGATAGCAGGCCATTCCTACGCTGCTGAAAAATCGCAACGTGGATAG